A stretch of the uncultured Bacteroides sp. genome encodes the following:
- a CDS encoding SGNH/GDSL hydrolase family protein: MKKHIIFAALLLLSVTVNSQIVYHNASAFPLLGKATQHTATRYERLPDSLRNISRKPLWDLGQNSAGLAIRFNSNSTTIAAKWDLLLNRELNNMSPAGIKGLDLYCLQDGKWVFVNSGRPTGKNSTATIISNMKPEKREYMLYLPLYDGVTSLSIGVDSLSEISQPKVDLPVRQKPLVFYGTSILQGCSASRPGMAHTNILSRWLNRETINLGFSGNGLLDLEIAEVMANVDASMYILDFVPNATIEQMKERADKFYTIIRNRHPETPILFVEDPIFTHTRFDQRIAKEVKDKNETINAFFQTLKKRGEKNIYFLSSKDMLGHDGEATIDGIHFTDLGLMRYAELLYPVINKHIKKAE; this comes from the coding sequence ATGAAAAAGCACATTATTTTTGCAGCATTGCTGTTGCTTTCAGTAACAGTAAACAGCCAGATTGTTTATCATAACGCATCCGCTTTCCCCTTATTAGGCAAAGCAACACAACATACAGCAACCCGTTATGAACGCTTGCCGGACTCACTTAGAAATATTTCCCGCAAACCATTATGGGATCTGGGGCAAAACAGTGCCGGACTAGCAATACGCTTCAACTCCAATTCAACAACTATTGCTGCCAAATGGGATTTATTGCTCAACAGAGAGCTGAATAACATGTCACCTGCCGGCATAAAAGGACTCGATCTCTATTGTTTGCAAGATGGTAAATGGGTATTTGTTAACAGCGGACGCCCCACCGGAAAGAATAGCACAGCCACTATCATTTCAAATATGAAACCCGAAAAACGAGAATATATGCTCTATCTGCCTCTTTACGACGGAGTAACCTCTCTTTCCATCGGGGTAGATTCTCTTTCCGAAATCTCACAACCTAAAGTAGACCTGCCCGTTCGTCAAAAACCACTTGTATTTTATGGCACCAGCATTCTTCAGGGTTGCAGTGCTTCCCGTCCGGGCATGGCGCATACCAATATCCTGTCACGCTGGCTGAACCGTGAAACAATCAATCTGGGATTCAGTGGCAACGGACTTTTAGATTTGGAAATTGCAGAAGTAATGGCAAATGTTGATGCATCCATGTACATTCTCGACTTTGTACCCAATGCTACTATTGAACAAATGAAAGAGCGAGCTGATAAATTCTACACTATCATTCGTAACCGCCACCCCGAAACACCTATACTCTTTGTGGAAGACCCCATATTTACCCACACCCGTTTCGACCAACGCATAGCAAAAGAGGTAAAGGACAAGAACGAAACGATCAATGCATTTTTTCAAACCTTAAAGAAAAGAGGAGAAAAGAACATCTATTTCCTCTCTTCCAAAGATATGCTAGGTCATGATGGCGAAGCTACAATAGATGGCATCCACTTTACCGACCTTGGTTTAATGCGTTATGCAGAATTGCTTTATCCTGTAATAAATAAGCACATAAAAAAGGCTGAATAA
- a CDS encoding alpha-L-fucosidase has translation MKKSVFSIIGLLLIVFPIKMQAQQGFIHERSTEYDWPKEKEVLAKLDKWQDMKFGVLFHWGLYSIPGIVESWSICSEDVDWIPRDSTISYEDYKRNYYKLIEKFNPVDFNPDQWADVAKAAGMKYMLFTTKHHDGFNLFNTKQTEFSVMNSAFKNNPKADVAKYVFEAFRQKDFMIGAYFSKPDWHCEYYWWPRYATPTRNVNYSIDKHPDRWKAFQKYTYNQIEELMSNYGKFDILWLDGGWVAAPKQDIKMDSIAKMARTHQSDLLIVDRTIHGKYENYQTPERSIPEEQLPYPWESCIPLSPDWGWTPNAKFKSANTVIADLIEVTAKGGSLLLGVGPTPKGIIQPEVEVILRQIGQWLKVNGEGIYGTRITPNYKSNNVWFTASKDGKKLYALYVPNEKGSLPKSIEWENNFPVKSSPVILLKTGKKVKWVKDGNKIKIQFPGKSEISKEPLVFSFKLQK, from the coding sequence ATGAAAAAATCAGTCTTTTCCATCATCGGGTTACTATTGATCGTTTTTCCGATTAAAATGCAAGCCCAACAAGGTTTTATACACGAACGTTCTACAGAATATGATTGGCCTAAAGAAAAAGAGGTTTTAGCTAAATTAGACAAATGGCAGGACATGAAATTCGGGGTCCTGTTTCATTGGGGATTATATTCTATCCCGGGTATTGTGGAGTCCTGGTCTATTTGTTCGGAAGATGTTGACTGGATTCCAAGAGACAGTACTATCTCTTATGAAGATTACAAAAGGAATTATTATAAGTTGATAGAGAAATTCAATCCTGTAGATTTTAATCCTGATCAATGGGCAGATGTAGCCAAAGCAGCTGGCATGAAATACATGCTTTTCACAACCAAACATCACGATGGTTTTAATCTGTTTAATACAAAACAAACAGAATTTTCGGTTATGAACAGCGCTTTTAAGAATAATCCAAAGGCTGATGTGGCAAAATATGTATTTGAAGCATTCCGACAGAAAGATTTTATGATTGGAGCCTATTTCTCAAAACCTGATTGGCATTGTGAATACTATTGGTGGCCAAGATATGCAACGCCCACACGAAATGTAAATTACAGTATAGACAAACATCCCGATCGTTGGAAAGCATTCCAGAAATATACCTACAACCAGATAGAGGAATTAATGAGCAACTATGGCAAATTTGATATTCTCTGGTTAGATGGTGGATGGGTGGCAGCACCCAAACAAGATATAAAGATGGATTCAATAGCTAAAATGGCTCGTACACATCAGTCTGACTTGTTGATTGTTGACAGAACCATTCATGGTAAATACGAGAATTATCAAACTCCTGAGCGCTCAATTCCAGAGGAACAATTACCCTATCCTTGGGAAAGCTGCATTCCGCTGAGCCCAGATTGGGGATGGACACCAAATGCTAAATTCAAATCGGCAAATACGGTTATTGCTGACTTAATTGAGGTTACAGCAAAAGGTGGAAGTCTTCTGTTAGGTGTCGGCCCCACTCCAAAAGGTATTATTCAACCGGAAGTGGAAGTAATTCTTCGACAAATTGGACAATGGCTAAAAGTTAATGGTGAAGGCATCTACGGTACACGAATCACACCAAACTATAAGAGTAATAATGTTTGGTTCACCGCAAGTAAAGATGGTAAGAAACTTTATGCACTTTATGTTCCCAATGAAAAAGGAAGTTTACCCAAAAGTATTGAATGGGAAAACAATTTTCCGGTAAAAAGCAGTCCGGTGATACTTCTGAAAACAGGAAAAAAAGTAAAATGGGTAAAAGACGGAAATAAGATCAAAATACAATTTCCCGGAAAATCAGAAATAAGTAAAGAACCTTTAGTTTTCTCATTTAAATTACAGAAATAA
- a CDS encoding glycoside hydrolase family 3 N-terminal domain-containing protein, whose amino-acid sequence MNKRFITVCCSLFAAFQLSAQPLYKNPKAPVKERISNLLSLMTLNEKIGQLCCPLGWDMYTKTKDAVTASDLFKAQMKERPIGSYWATLRADPWTKKTLVTGLTPKQAAEAINALQKYALKETRLGIPILFAEESAHGHMAIGTTVFPTSIGQASTWNKELIEEMGKVIALECTLQGANIGYGPILDVAREPRWSRMEETFGEDPILTGILGSAFVKGLQAKSPNGKVQFYSTLKHFAGYGIPLGGHNGARTQIGIRELFSDYLPPFKMAVKAGAKTVMTSYNSIDGIPCTANNFLLKDILRKDWGFDGFVFSDLGSIEGIYGSHHVAANIKEAAAMALQAGVDVDLGGNAYGKNLEKAMQENLISQTELDSAVSNVLRLKFESGLFDNPYVTPAEAAKIVRCEKHKTVARQVARESIVLLRNDKTLPLDKSIKSIAVIGPNADNIYNQLGDYTAPQERSNIKTVLDGIKSIVSPDTKVNYAKGCAIRDTTESDIASAIKAAKESDAVVLVLGGSSARDFSTEYKETGAATVSDKKKQVLSDMESGEGYDRSSLDLLGDQEKLLQAVAKTGKPLVVIYIEGRPLNMNNASEKANALLTAWYPGQEGGTAIAEVLFGDYNPAGRLPVSVPRSVGQLPVYYSFGEQNNYVEGSSAPLYSFGYGLSYTTFEYSDMVIDPIGKDSFKVSCKVKNSGNREGDEVVQLYLRDDVSSVTTPSMQLKRFNRIHLEKGETKEIEFILQKEDLSLYNQKMEFVAEPGTFTVMVGPASNNILLKGKFELK is encoded by the coding sequence ATGAATAAACGTTTCATAACAGTATGTTGCTCGTTGTTTGCAGCTTTTCAGCTTAGTGCGCAACCATTATACAAGAATCCGAAAGCGCCGGTAAAAGAAAGAATCAGTAATCTGCTTTCGTTGATGACTCTGAATGAGAAAATCGGTCAGCTTTGTTGCCCGTTAGGCTGGGATATGTACACTAAAACAAAGGATGCTGTTACAGCATCTGATCTTTTCAAAGCTCAAATGAAAGAAAGACCGATAGGTTCTTATTGGGCAACATTGAGAGCAGATCCGTGGACAAAAAAAACATTAGTTACCGGGCTTACTCCAAAACAGGCAGCAGAAGCTATTAACGCTCTGCAAAAATATGCGTTAAAGGAAACCAGACTCGGAATCCCTATTTTATTTGCCGAGGAAAGTGCTCACGGACATATGGCTATAGGAACAACAGTATTCCCAACCTCAATAGGTCAGGCAAGTACATGGAACAAGGAACTTATTGAAGAAATGGGAAAAGTTATTGCTTTGGAATGCACGTTACAAGGAGCAAATATTGGCTACGGTCCAATTCTTGATGTAGCCCGCGAACCTCGCTGGTCAAGAATGGAAGAAACCTTCGGAGAAGATCCTATTCTGACAGGAATATTGGGAAGCGCTTTTGTAAAAGGATTACAGGCAAAGAGCCCGAATGGAAAAGTTCAATTCTACTCTACCCTGAAACACTTTGCCGGCTATGGCATTCCTTTAGGAGGTCATAACGGAGCCCGTACACAAATTGGTATTCGTGAACTCTTTTCCGACTATCTCCCTCCATTTAAGATGGCCGTCAAAGCTGGAGCAAAAACAGTTATGACATCTTATAACTCAATAGATGGGATACCTTGCACAGCAAACAACTTTCTATTAAAAGATATTTTGAGAAAAGATTGGGGATTTGATGGTTTTGTATTTTCCGACTTGGGAAGTATTGAAGGCATTTACGGTTCCCATCATGTTGCTGCAAACATAAAGGAAGCAGCTGCAATGGCTTTGCAAGCTGGCGTAGATGTTGACCTGGGAGGAAATGCCTACGGAAAAAACCTAGAAAAAGCTATGCAGGAAAACCTTATTTCACAAACGGAGTTAGACAGTGCAGTTAGTAATGTTCTAAGATTGAAGTTTGAATCAGGCTTATTTGATAATCCTTATGTAACACCTGCTGAAGCAGCCAAAATAGTTCGTTGTGAAAAACACAAAACTGTTGCCAGACAAGTGGCAAGAGAAAGTATTGTTCTCTTGAGAAACGATAAGACTTTGCCTTTAGACAAGTCTATTAAAAGCATAGCAGTAATTGGTCCGAATGCTGATAACATTTATAATCAACTGGGCGATTATACCGCACCTCAGGAAAGAAGTAACATCAAAACTGTTCTGGATGGAATAAAGAGCATTGTTTCTCCTGATACAAAAGTAAATTATGCTAAAGGATGTGCCATCCGCGACACAACAGAAAGTGATATTGCATCAGCTATTAAAGCTGCTAAAGAATCAGATGCTGTTGTTTTAGTTCTTGGAGGTTCAAGCGCACGTGATTTTTCAACAGAGTATAAAGAAACTGGAGCAGCAACCGTTTCAGATAAAAAGAAACAAGTACTATCTGATATGGAATCGGGAGAAGGATATGACCGATCATCATTAGATTTACTGGGAGATCAGGAAAAACTGCTGCAAGCTGTTGCTAAAACCGGTAAACCATTGGTTGTTATTTATATTGAAGGACGTCCTCTTAATATGAACAATGCATCAGAAAAAGCCAATGCTCTTCTTACCGCATGGTATCCCGGACAGGAAGGTGGAACCGCCATTGCAGAAGTACTTTTCGGCGATTACAATCCAGCCGGACGACTACCTGTTTCTGTTCCAAGATCAGTTGGTCAATTACCTGTATACTATTCATTCGGAGAGCAGAATAATTATGTTGAGGGCAGTAGCGCCCCACTCTATAGCTTTGGATATGGTTTAAGTTACACCACATTTGAATATTCAGATATGGTTATTGATCCTATTGGCAAAGATTCATTCAAGGTATCATGCAAAGTAAAGAATAGTGGTAACCGTGAAGGGGATGAAGTAGTTCAGCTTTATCTAAGAGATGATGTCAGTTCTGTTACAACTCCTAGTATGCAATTAAAGAGATTCAATCGAATTCATCTAGAAAAAGGCGAGACAAAAGAGATTGAGTTTATACTTCAAAAGGAGGATCTCTCACTCTATAATCAGAAAATGGAATTCGTTGCAGAACCCGGAACATTTACCGTTATGGTTGGACCGGCAAGCAATAACATTCTTCTGAAAGGCAAGTTTGAACTAAAATAG
- a CDS encoding tRNA threonylcarbamoyladenosine dehydratase, producing the protein MGLERGIFKRTELLLGNDLMSKIANIRVIIFGVGGVGSWCAESLVRSGIKQLTIVDSDRICVTNINRQLMATTKTVGQVKVEALKSRLLEINPTAEITALQQIYSAETSDYFQIESYDYIIDAIDSLENKVELIRQATKTDATFFSSMGAALKMDPMKIKTAEFWKVIGCPLAAALRRRIKKGEKLTKKFMCVYSEELLENKGANSSCGTENCLCPKAEIGPGDANLVNHEWCSKKARINGTLAHTTAIFGFTLAGLVMQDIYNKWGK; encoded by the coding sequence ATGGGATTAGAAAGAGGTATTTTCAAACGAACAGAACTATTACTTGGCAATGATCTGATGAGCAAAATTGCCAATATCCGTGTTATCATATTTGGTGTTGGAGGTGTAGGCAGCTGGTGTGCTGAAAGTCTTGTCAGATCGGGTATAAAGCAATTAACCATTGTCGATTCAGATCGTATTTGTGTTACTAACATCAATCGTCAGTTGATGGCTACAACTAAAACTGTAGGCCAGGTTAAAGTGGAAGCTCTTAAATCCCGACTCCTTGAAATAAATCCAACTGCTGAGATTACTGCGTTGCAACAGATATATAGCGCCGAAACATCTGATTATTTCCAGATAGAAAGCTATGACTACATCATAGATGCAATTGACAGCCTGGAAAACAAAGTGGAACTAATCCGCCAGGCTACAAAAACAGACGCAACATTCTTCTCTTCCATGGGAGCTGCATTGAAAATGGATCCAATGAAAATCAAAACAGCGGAATTCTGGAAAGTTATTGGCTGCCCTCTTGCTGCAGCCCTTCGTCGCAGAATTAAAAAAGGAGAAAAACTCACTAAAAAATTCATGTGTGTTTATAGCGAAGAGTTATTAGAAAATAAAGGAGCCAACTCTTCATGTGGTACAGAGAACTGCCTTTGTCCCAAAGCTGAAATAGGACCGGGCGATGCTAATTTAGTAAATCATGAATGGTGCAGCAAGAAAGCCAGAATAAACGGAACACTGGCACATACTACTGCAATATTTGGATTTACTCTTGCAGGATTAGTTATGCAAGATATTTATAACAAATGGGGAAAATAA